The following are from one region of the Marinomonas sp. CT5 genome:
- the pseF gene encoding pseudaminic acid cytidylyltransferase has translation MKNSAESPSYRVAVIPARGGSQRIPRKNIRLLDGKPLIAYSIETAKASGLFDRIIVSTDDDEIASVARQFGSETPFLRPADLADHMTGTTPVMQHALNQIMKEGKTPDQACLIYATCPMLTPEDLQQGLAQLDKTTAFCFSATTFAFPIQRALHIQKNGELAPMFPEHIGKRSQDLIEAIHDAGQFYWASTKDWFEQEIFGPRSKPLMLPRHRIQDLDTEEDWLRLTQIMALKNKS, from the coding sequence ATGAAGAACTCTGCTGAATCACCAAGCTATCGAGTTGCTGTTATTCCTGCTCGTGGCGGCTCGCAACGTATACCAAGAAAGAATATTCGTCTATTAGACGGAAAGCCTTTGATTGCTTATTCGATTGAAACAGCAAAGGCTTCAGGCTTATTTGATCGTATTATTGTGTCTACCGATGATGATGAAATAGCTAGCGTCGCGCGGCAATTTGGCTCGGAAACGCCCTTCCTACGTCCTGCGGATTTGGCGGATCATATGACTGGAACAACTCCAGTCATGCAGCATGCTTTGAACCAAATAATGAAAGAAGGCAAAACACCTGACCAAGCCTGTCTCATTTATGCCACCTGCCCAATGTTAACGCCTGAAGATCTTCAGCAAGGTTTAGCACAACTAGACAAAACAACGGCCTTCTGTTTTTCGGCAACGACCTTTGCCTTTCCCATTCAGCGCGCGCTTCATATTCAAAAAAATGGTGAATTAGCCCCCATGTTCCCTGAACACATTGGCAAACGCTCACAAGATTTAATCGAAGCAATTCATGATGCGGGGCAGTTCTATTGGGCAAGCACGAAAGATTGGTTTGAGCAGGAAATTTTTGGTCCTAGGTCCAAGCCACTGATGCTGCCAAGACACAGAATTCAGGACTTAGATACCGAAGAAGATTGGTTGCGCTTAACACAAATCATGGCGCTGAAAAATAAGAGTTAA
- the pseG gene encoding UDP-2,4-diacetamido-2,4,6-trideoxy-beta-L-altropyranose hydrolase gives MKLLVRADASVEIGMGHRVRCQALIHAFDELGWQCQFVVDRRYQAFASPEDCFIGGKSEEECKSEFLALAKQADVVVLDHYGYSAEEITELHQHQPNLLVLDDMNDRGDFSCKWLLNPLKETYSQRIECPLTGSSYALLRPTFQRLESSDSTPNQLLITLGGTDPLALTWPILDALESFGFPMQDIQVLLGANAKNADQVICFCKEKHIAVEQGITNVTPLMQRAKLAISAAGGTLFELACVGVPTLFAQVADNQTRSLEQHTPLGWCRSIRFDNVAESVRQQRIEALVKEASQRWLDKAWQERARKTARSLVDGNGAKRVAEKINSYFSAP, from the coding sequence GTGAAACTTTTGGTGCGAGCCGATGCTTCTGTCGAAATCGGCATGGGGCACAGAGTTCGCTGCCAAGCCTTGATCCATGCCTTTGACGAATTAGGCTGGCAATGTCAGTTTGTGGTAGATCGTCGTTATCAAGCCTTTGCTTCCCCTGAAGATTGTTTTATTGGCGGCAAATCAGAAGAAGAGTGTAAGTCTGAGTTTTTAGCTTTGGCGAAACAGGCTGATGTCGTGGTATTGGATCACTACGGCTACAGTGCCGAAGAGATTACGGAATTGCATCAACATCAGCCAAATTTACTGGTGTTAGATGACATGAATGATAGGGGCGACTTCTCTTGTAAATGGCTCCTAAACCCACTCAAAGAAACCTATTCCCAACGGATAGAATGTCCATTAACGGGAAGTTCCTATGCCTTATTAAGACCCACCTTTCAGCGCTTAGAGTCAAGTGACAGTACCCCAAATCAACTGCTTATTACCTTGGGGGGAACCGATCCTTTGGCTTTAACGTGGCCAATTTTAGACGCCTTGGAGTCATTTGGTTTTCCAATGCAAGATATTCAAGTGTTGCTGGGGGCGAATGCCAAAAACGCTGATCAAGTCATCTGCTTCTGTAAAGAAAAGCATATTGCTGTTGAGCAGGGGATAACGAATGTTACTCCTTTGATGCAACGGGCGAAATTGGCGATTTCCGCTGCGGGTGGAACGCTATTTGAGTTAGCTTGTGTGGGCGTACCAACGCTATTTGCTCAGGTGGCCGATAATCAAACACGCTCCTTAGAGCAGCATACTCCCTTGGGTTGGTGTCGCTCCATTCGGTTTGATAATGTCGCTGAAAGCGTGCGGCAGCAACGAATTGAAGCTTTGGTGAAGGAGGCAAGTCAGCGTTGGTTAGACAAAGCATGGCAAGAGCGTGCCCGTAAAACCGCACGCAGCTTAGTGGATGGAAACGGCGCTAAGCGTGTGGCTGAAAAGATTAACTCTTATTTTTCAGCGCCATGA
- the pseI gene encoding pseudaminic acid synthase produces MFERTPFIIAELSGNHDQDFELAKAMIHAAAEAGVDAIKLQTYTPDTMTLDVRHGEFMVSESDSLWRGSNLYDLYKKASTPWEWHKPLFELAESLGLVAFSSPFDLTAVAFLESIDVPLYKIASFEMTDIPLIQAVARTGKPIIMSTGMASEEEIAEAVATIRAIGDNPLTLLKCTSTYPSKIEDSNLVTMADLAAKTNCPVGLSDHTQGLGAAVAATALGATVIEKHFVLDRSAGGVDAEFSMEPEEMKALVVACRAAKAALGTVTYGGSEAEQAAKKYRRSIYVAADLPAGTVLTEEHLKIIRPSYGLAPKHWPEVLGKTLAVDAQKGQPLAWDMMA; encoded by the coding sequence ATGTTCGAACGAACGCCTTTTATTATTGCTGAGTTATCGGGCAACCATGATCAAGATTTTGAACTAGCTAAAGCAATGATTCACGCTGCCGCAGAGGCGGGGGTGGATGCTATTAAGCTGCAAACCTATACGCCAGATACCATGACGTTAGACGTGCGTCATGGTGAATTCATGGTATCTGAAAGCGATAGTTTGTGGCGTGGCTCCAACTTGTATGATCTATACAAAAAAGCCTCAACCCCTTGGGAATGGCATAAGCCTTTGTTTGAATTGGCTGAGTCGCTAGGGTTAGTTGCTTTTAGTTCGCCTTTTGATTTAACGGCAGTGGCATTTTTAGAATCCATCGACGTTCCCCTGTACAAAATAGCTTCTTTTGAGATGACGGATATTCCACTGATTCAGGCCGTCGCTCGCACGGGCAAGCCGATTATTATGTCGACGGGAATGGCGAGCGAAGAGGAAATTGCCGAGGCTGTGGCCACCATTCGCGCTATTGGCGATAACCCGCTCACCTTGCTTAAGTGCACCAGTACTTACCCTTCCAAAATTGAAGATTCTAACCTAGTGACAATGGCCGATTTAGCAGCAAAAACAAATTGCCCAGTTGGATTATCTGACCACACCCAAGGCTTAGGTGCGGCTGTCGCAGCAACGGCGCTCGGTGCGACCGTTATCGAAAAGCACTTTGTTTTAGATCGAAGTGCTGGCGGTGTTGATGCTGAATTCTCTATGGAGCCCGAAGAGATGAAAGCGCTGGTGGTGGCTTGTCGAGCCGCTAAAGCGGCCCTTGGCACCGTAACTTACGGTGGTTCAGAGGCAGAACAAGCTGCGAAGAAATATCGTCGTTCTATTTATGTGGCGGCCGATTTGCCTGCTGGAACGGTTCTGACCGAAGAGCATCTGAAAATTATTCGCCCATCCTATGGGTTAGCACCTAAACATTGGCCAGAGGTATTAGGAAAAACTTTGGCTGTCGATGCACAAAAAGGTCAACCGCTTGCTTGGGATATGATGGCGTGA
- a CDS encoding 6-hydroxymethylpterin diphosphokinase MptE-like protein, giving the protein MQNEDNGSKIKHAEEFLATFKEGVVRLREKDQELTDRYIKNMTTFSQIMPHIYEELQGYQPKKRYVYMEESGDMNVFREDIGVPLFSKDPRAQAKDKVDYALSKPAKTLLNLERSVNNESRHVFYSNKILDEVEVQSVGLAKQDEWPDFVGAAIVFGIEFGYQLELLLSRREIKHLYLYESDLDFFHYSLYAIDWEDILEKFNRDGRTIHFFLGIQPDEFTDTYLLQLQENGYFLAPETYLFMGYKSPENNKAFEYFKKHYSRQVMGWGFFDDALIGIAQGLRSLPKTKVAHFQGREKLPKWVTNVPVFILGNGPSLDQGIELIKEVREQVLLISCGSTINTLSKLGIVPDIHVDIERMKQTVDKFLFLDKEYLKGIWGLSVDVMHPEYFDYFERSGMGLKPGEAITSLILGHARAQGDDKNYVQLNYCNPVVANLALSYVHLFGLNNVYFLGIDNGFKDKNTHHSAHSGYYKDGKETGFQTFQEAVLVEREGNFGGTVYATGMMDTTRVQLESLIRSLKKRRNFESYNLSDVAKIEGVTPLPIEDVLITDPVIDHKKVIDLLESAFFTDPPTAILQQTTDSLISVDDFLKISKTLRSGWDDTIKTREDVCNLLWSYHREIYFLRGSVYRHIHDLLIGSFTYSAFLIVQFLFKYEDEAETVARARHLFTPWCEFLEEMPSMLQQASDYVDQGNDHLITYYNG; this is encoded by the coding sequence ATGCAGAATGAAGACAATGGCTCTAAAATTAAGCATGCAGAGGAATTTCTCGCGACCTTCAAAGAAGGGGTCGTTAGGTTAAGAGAAAAAGACCAAGAGCTCACAGATCGTTATATTAAAAATATGACAACCTTCTCTCAGATCATGCCGCATATTTATGAAGAGCTCCAAGGTTATCAGCCTAAAAAACGCTATGTTTATATGGAAGAATCTGGGGATATGAATGTATTTAGGGAAGACATTGGTGTTCCTTTATTTTCAAAAGACCCTAGAGCTCAAGCCAAAGACAAAGTCGATTATGCGCTTTCTAAGCCTGCGAAAACCCTTCTTAATCTTGAGCGCTCTGTTAATAATGAGAGCCGTCATGTCTTTTATAGCAATAAAATTCTCGACGAAGTTGAAGTTCAATCTGTTGGTTTAGCAAAGCAGGACGAATGGCCAGATTTTGTCGGTGCCGCTATTGTGTTTGGCATAGAATTTGGTTATCAACTTGAATTACTGCTTAGTAGAAGAGAAATAAAGCACCTTTACCTTTACGAAAGTGACTTAGACTTTTTTCACTATTCTTTGTATGCGATAGATTGGGAAGACATACTAGAAAAGTTTAATCGCGATGGTAGGACAATTCATTTTTTCTTAGGCATCCAACCGGACGAATTTACAGATACTTACCTCCTTCAGTTACAAGAAAATGGTTACTTCTTAGCACCGGAAACGTACCTTTTCATGGGCTATAAAAGCCCTGAAAATAATAAAGCCTTTGAATATTTTAAAAAACATTATTCGCGTCAAGTTATGGGATGGGGTTTCTTTGACGATGCTTTAATTGGTATTGCTCAAGGCCTAAGATCATTACCTAAAACGAAAGTCGCTCATTTCCAAGGTCGTGAAAAATTACCGAAATGGGTGACTAATGTGCCTGTTTTTATTTTAGGAAATGGTCCTTCACTTGATCAAGGTATTGAATTGATCAAGGAGGTTCGTGAGCAGGTCTTGTTAATATCATGTGGTTCCACAATTAATACCCTTAGTAAATTGGGTATTGTTCCTGATATTCATGTGGATATTGAGCGCATGAAACAGACAGTTGATAAGTTTCTCTTTTTAGATAAAGAGTATTTGAAAGGTATTTGGGGGCTGAGTGTTGATGTTATGCACCCTGAATATTTTGATTACTTTGAGCGTTCTGGAATGGGCTTGAAACCAGGTGAAGCTATTACCTCATTGATTTTAGGGCATGCCCGTGCTCAAGGTGATGACAAAAATTATGTTCAACTGAATTACTGTAATCCTGTTGTTGCCAATTTGGCTTTGTCTTATGTGCATTTATTTGGTCTTAATAATGTTTATTTCCTAGGTATCGATAACGGGTTTAAAGACAAAAATACCCATCATTCTGCGCACAGTGGTTATTATAAAGATGGTAAAGAAACTGGTTTTCAGACTTTCCAAGAAGCGGTACTAGTTGAACGAGAAGGGAACTTTGGTGGCACAGTTTATGCGACGGGCATGATGGATACTACCAGAGTACAACTTGAATCTCTTATTCGATCTTTGAAAAAACGCCGTAATTTTGAGAGCTATAATTTATCGGATGTGGCGAAAATTGAAGGCGTGACCCCACTGCCGATTGAAGATGTTCTTATTACAGATCCTGTCATTGACCACAAAAAAGTTATTGATTTGTTAGAGAGTGCTTTCTTTACGGATCCGCCTACTGCTATTTTGCAACAAACAACAGATAGCCTCATTTCTGTGGATGATTTTCTCAAGATTAGTAAAACGCTTCGAAGTGGTTGGGACGATACGATTAAAACGCGTGAAGATGTTTGTAACCTGCTTTGGTCTTATCACCGTGAGATTTATTTTTTACGAGGCAGTGTTTACCGTCATATTCATGACCTGTTGATAGGCTCTTTTACTTATTCCGCTTTTCTAATAGTGCAGTTTTTATTTAAGTATGAGGACGAAGCGGAAACGGTTGCTCGTGCGCGCCACTTGTTCACACCTTGGTGTGAATTTTTGGAAGAAATGCCAAGCATGCTGCAACAAGCGTCTGATTATGTGGATCAAGGCAACGATCACCTTATCACTTATTACAATGGTTAA
- the fliS gene encoding flagellar export chaperone FliS, which translates to MYGKKGIQAYKKDSIKSDLASADPHRVIQLLMQGALERLALGKGCIERADWAGKAAAFTRAIEIINALRDALDRDVNPELVDNLDGLYDYMIIRINEASVSKDCAVIDQVIALILQIKGAWDQITEADKQQAYSGANDVTAGAVNA; encoded by the coding sequence ATGTACGGGAAAAAAGGGATTCAGGCCTATAAAAAGGACTCTATTAAATCCGATTTAGCCTCGGCAGATCCTCATAGAGTCATACAACTTTTAATGCAGGGTGCTTTAGAACGCTTAGCGTTGGGTAAGGGCTGCATTGAACGTGCAGATTGGGCCGGAAAAGCGGCTGCTTTTACTCGCGCAATTGAGATCATCAATGCACTTAGAGACGCCTTAGACCGAGATGTTAATCCTGAGCTTGTTGACAATTTAGACGGATTGTATGATTACATGATTATCCGCATTAATGAGGCCAGTGTATCGAAAGATTGTGCTGTTATTGATCAAGTCATTGCTTTGATACTACAAATTAAAGGTGCTTGGGATCAAATCACGGAAGCTGATAAACAGCAAGCTTACAGTGGTGCAAATGATGTGACAGCTGGGGCTGTTAATGCTTGA
- the fliD gene encoding flagellar filament capping protein FliD, whose protein sequence is MAIGSLGAGSGMDLESLVSDMVSARRDTKVKLYEDKLAGYEAELSALGSVGSAIDNFKTFVKNLNDDTLFSGRNAIVEQKNGKEAFTVTPDKTASTDKYSIQVNQLAKGSRLISDITSFSSRDEVVTSSGGKLTLTAGDEELELDVKPGTTLSKLRELINSEGKDFGVSANLVDDGEGHMFFTITSTKTGAGNTLNIDSSNLTLDSAALGGFFPGLSVPEGGEAQDAYITVDGISVRSDSNDFDDAIAGLSIKALDVSKEPAKVEVTYNKEQVEESIQGFVNSYNELIAVFKQNSAKGAVLNGNSMIRNLSTSLAGDLMSNRGSPNSPFTSIFDVGVELLDNGTLSYDSEKFNRAADTDFDAVASLFVGDNGLAKSLDSLLDSYTGPRGMNSTLKDSVSKSISNTEESLADYEARMEKYEASLRSKFTSLDTQLANMNAQGDYLNSMLNKM, encoded by the coding sequence ATGGCTATTGGCTCATTAGGTGCTGGATCCGGTATGGATCTTGAGTCTCTAGTAAGTGATATGGTAAGCGCCAGAAGAGATACAAAAGTAAAATTATATGAAGACAAGTTAGCTGGTTACGAAGCCGAACTCTCTGCCCTTGGTTCAGTGGGTTCAGCAATAGATAATTTTAAAACCTTCGTGAAAAACTTAAACGATGATACGCTTTTTTCTGGCCGTAATGCCATTGTCGAGCAGAAAAATGGCAAAGAAGCTTTCACGGTTACTCCTGATAAAACGGCTTCCACTGATAAATACTCGATTCAAGTAAACCAGTTGGCTAAAGGTAGCCGTCTCATTTCAGATATCACATCCTTTTCCTCACGAGATGAAGTCGTTACCTCATCTGGCGGTAAGCTTACCTTAACGGCTGGTGATGAAGAGCTTGAGTTGGATGTCAAACCTGGTACGACCTTGTCAAAACTTCGTGAGCTGATAAATTCTGAAGGGAAAGATTTTGGCGTCTCTGCTAACTTAGTAGATGACGGTGAAGGCCATATGTTTTTCACCATCACCTCAACAAAAACAGGGGCAGGAAACACACTCAATATTGATAGTAGTAACTTAACGTTAGACAGCGCAGCATTAGGTGGTTTTTTTCCTGGTTTAAGTGTTCCTGAAGGTGGTGAAGCGCAAGATGCCTATATTACTGTTGATGGTATTTCAGTACGTAGTGACTCTAATGATTTTGATGATGCTATTGCGGGACTTTCTATTAAGGCTTTGGATGTATCAAAAGAACCTGCCAAAGTTGAAGTGACCTACAACAAAGAGCAAGTTGAAGAAAGCATTCAAGGTTTCGTAAATTCCTATAATGAGTTAATCGCTGTTTTTAAACAGAACTCCGCAAAAGGTGCTGTTTTAAATGGCAACAGTATGATTCGAAATTTAAGTACCTCTTTGGCAGGTGACTTAATGTCTAATCGTGGCAGTCCAAACAGTCCATTTACTTCTATTTTTGATGTTGGCGTTGAGCTGCTAGATAATGGCACTCTCTCTTATGATAGTGAAAAATTTAATCGTGCCGCTGATACCGATTTCGACGCTGTAGCTTCTTTGTTTGTTGGGGATAATGGATTAGCAAAGTCTCTTGATAGCTTGTTAGATAGCTATACAGGTCCAAGAGGAATGAATAGTACCCTAAAGGATTCTGTATCTAAGTCGATAAGTAATACTGAAGAGTCACTTGCTGACTACGAGGCACGCATGGAGAAGTACGAAGCATCTTTGCGCAGTAAGTTCACTAGCTTAGACACCCAGCTTGCGAACATGAATGCTCAAGGTGATTATCTGAACTCAATGCTAAATAAAATGTAA
- a CDS encoding flagellar protein FlaG, protein MSINSSDFSKQSLGVVATRQDQRTGEQFRAQREANAKAIQNSADSNKADNKSSNQSFAHSPKIDPEKIVNANKKMSQLNVQLSFEMTEDRSKNIVKVLDQTTGDVVRQMPTEEFLKMSERIDAIMSQLSDVKGTLVNSEV, encoded by the coding sequence ATGTCTATTAATTCTAGTGATTTTTCTAAACAGTCTTTGGGAGTCGTTGCTACTAGGCAGGATCAGCGTACGGGAGAGCAATTTAGGGCGCAACGTGAAGCGAATGCTAAAGCTATTCAAAATTCGGCCGATAGTAACAAGGCGGATAATAAGAGTAGCAATCAGAGTTTTGCGCATTCGCCTAAAATTGATCCTGAAAAAATTGTGAATGCTAATAAAAAGATGTCTCAGCTGAACGTTCAATTATCATTTGAGATGACGGAAGATAGAAGCAAAAATATCGTTAAAGTATTAGATCAAACAACAGGTGACGTGGTTCGTCAGATGCCGACAGAAGAGTTTCTAAAAATGTCGGAAAGAATTGATGCTATCATGAGTCAGTTAAGTGATGTGAAAGGAACATTAGTTAATAGTGAAGTTTGA
- a CDS encoding flagellin: MALYVNTNISSLSAQRQLMKSGNTLDTSFQRLSSGLRINSAADDAAGLQVSNRLTSQVNGLNQAVRNANDGISVAQTAEGALDETTNMLQRMRTLSIQSANGSNSEDDRKALQQEISALSTEIDRIASDTTFGGRALLDGSYEGVYQVGADANQTISFDLSKGDNQDYANNGGFTMAGLSSNAADEAKYQEEVDTFEARTAEYNAQKEAAKAEARAEAEANGEEYVDPEIQAKADAEARGEVYVDPNAPKMPEPPASRSRSFGDQEQGFGAPSVTTMANAQSMIDILDNMISAVGSKRAELGAVQNRLGSSISNLSNIQENVSAARSRVRDADFAEETAKLTSAQILQQASSSILAQANQRPQTALSLLG; encoded by the coding sequence ATGGCTTTATACGTAAATACGAATATTTCATCTTTAAGTGCTCAGCGACAGTTGATGAAATCAGGTAATACTCTAGATACCTCTTTCCAGCGTTTGTCTTCTGGTTTGCGTATTAACAGTGCGGCAGACGATGCGGCAGGTTTACAGGTATCTAACCGATTAACCTCTCAGGTTAATGGTTTGAATCAGGCTGTTCGTAACGCCAATGATGGTATTTCTGTTGCGCAAACTGCGGAAGGTGCATTGGATGAAACGACAAACATGCTGCAACGTATGCGTACTTTGTCTATTCAATCTGCGAATGGCTCGAACTCTGAAGATGATCGTAAAGCGCTTCAACAAGAAATTAGTGCTTTGTCTACAGAGATTGACCGTATCGCCTCTGATACAACCTTTGGTGGACGTGCTCTACTAGATGGTAGTTACGAGGGTGTATATCAAGTTGGTGCTGATGCAAACCAAACAATCAGCTTTGACTTGAGTAAAGGTGATAACCAGGATTATGCAAATAATGGTGGCTTCACGATGGCTGGTTTGTCTTCAAACGCTGCAGATGAAGCAAAATATCAAGAAGAAGTTGATACTTTTGAAGCAAGAACCGCTGAGTATAATGCTCAGAAAGAAGCTGCAAAAGCAGAAGCAAGAGCAGAAGCTGAAGCCAATGGTGAAGAGTATGTAGACCCTGAGATTCAAGCGAAAGCTGATGCAGAAGCTCGTGGCGAAGTTTATGTAGACCCTAACGCTCCTAAAATGCCAGAGCCACCAGCGAGTCGTTCTAGAAGTTTTGGCGATCAAGAGCAAGGTTTTGGAGCACCATCTGTTACAACGATGGCCAATGCACAAAGTATGATCGATATTTTGGATAATATGATTTCTGCTGTAGGCTCTAAACGTGCCGAATTAGGTGCTGTTCAAAACCGTTTGGGTTCAAGTATCAGTAACTTGAGTAACATACAAGAAAACGTATCCGCTGCACGTTCACGTGTACGTGATGCTGACTTTGCTGAAGAAACTGCTAAACTAACAAGTGCTCAGATTCTTCAACAGGCGAGCTCATCAATTTTGGCTCAAGCAAACCAACGTCCGCAAACAGCGTTGTCTCTTCTAGGCTAA